The Bernardetia sp. ABR2-2B DNA window CCTTTTGAGGACTTAGACATATATCTAAAAAAACCTTTAGTTATTGATATAAATACTTTGTATCAAAAAATAGTTGTAGAAAAACGAGGTGGTTTTTGCTATGAACTCAATTTTTTGTTTTATAATCTTCTCAAACAACTAGGTTTTGATGTTCAAATCATATCAGCAAGAATATATGAAAAAAATGAAAATTTAGGAGTAGAGTTTGATCATTTGGCTATAATTGTCCAGCTAAAAGAAAGATGGCTTGTTGATGTAGGATATGGTAATCTCTTTACAGAACCTATGAAAATTCCTTCAAAAATTGATAATTATGTTTATAAAGAAAGAGATTCTATTTATAAAATAAGCCAGTTGAGTGAATCTGACTACATCTTATCAGAGTCTAAGAAAGGCTATAAGTTTAAAAAGGTTTATGCTTTTGATACAACTCCTAGAAAAATTGAAGAGTTTCAAGAACAAATACATTTTAAACAATATTCAGAAGAATCTTATTTTGTGAAAAACAGAATTTGTACTATTCCAACAGAGGAAGGACGAGTTACATTATTTAACAACAAATTTATCAAAACTAAAGGTAAAGAGAAATACGAACATACAATCCAGAGTGAGGAAGAGTTTTATCAAATCTTGAAAGAAGAATTTGATATGAACATCCTAGAGGAAAAAACTTGTTAGGTTTCAAAAAGGAATTTTAAAATAATTTTAAAATTCCTTTTTTTATTTTTCGTATCATAAGCTTAGAAATAATTTTCAGAGTTGTTGATTTTAAAAAAAATACTCAAAAAAATCAACCCTTCAAAAAAATAAAATAGGTGTGGAAAGCAAATAAATGCTAGAAAAGTTATTTTCTTATCACAAAAATAAAATTATTTCCTAGCTTAATAAAATTCTATCAAATCATAGAAATACCAATTAAAGTGAATGTTCAATAAGCTATTATATATGTATAAGAAATGAAAAACAAAAAAAAGAAACGTTTAATTTTGTTTGAAAAACCTTTAAAGTCGAATTGATAATGAATTATTAATCTTACAAATTCTTGTTTTTTAAAATAAATTTGCTAATTTTGCACCACTAAGAAAAAAAACAATTCATAACTCACTATGAATCAATAGAATAAATAAAAACAGCGATTTAAGCATTTTTAGTTTTTTCTAAGAAATTGATTTAGAATTTGTTAAATAGTTATAAAAATACTCTCAAGCCTTTTACATTAGTTTTTACTACCTTATGCAGTCTATTAGAAATATCGCTATCATTGCTCACGTTGACCACGGCAAGACTACTCTTGTTGATAAAATGCTCGTTACTGGAAATTTGTTTAAAGAACACGAACGTCCAGGCGAACTTATCATGGATAACAACGACATTGAGCGTGAACGTGGAATCACAATCTTAGCAAAAAACGTTTCTATTGACTACAAAGGAACAAAAATTAATATTATCGACACTCCTGGTCACGCCGATTTTGGTGGTGAAGTAGAGCGTGTTTTGAATATGGCTGATGGTGTGCTTTTGTTGGTAGATGCTTTTGAAGGTGCTATGCCTCAAACTCGTTTCGTACTTCAAAAAGCAATCAACTTAGGTTTAAAGCCTATCGTAGTTGTAAATAAAGTAGATAAACTTAACTGTAAGCCTAACGAAGTTCAAGACCAAGTTTTTGATTTGATGTTTTCATTAGGTGCGTCAGAAGACCAATTAGACTTCCCTACTATTTTTGGTTCTGCCAAAAATAATTGGATGAGTGATGATTGGGAAAAAGAAACAGATAGTATTGTTCCACTTTTGGATGCTATTATGGAAACGATTCCTGCTCCAGAAATTGAAGAAGGAACTACACAACTTCAAATTACGTCTTTAGATTACTCTACGTATATCGGTCGTATCGCTGTTGGTCGTTTGGTTCGTGGAACGCTGAAAGTAAATCAAACGGTTTCATTAATGAAACGTGATGAAACAATTAAAAAGAATAAAGTAAAAGAACTTTATGTTTTTGAAGGATTAGGAAAACGTAAGGTAGAAGAAATACAAGCAGGAGATATTTGTGCGATTGTAGGGTTAGAAGACTTCGAAATCGGAGATACAGTTGCAGATAGAGATGAGCCAGAAGCATTGCCTCCAATTTCTATTGATGAGCCTACCATGTCAATGGTATTTACTATCAATAACTCTCCTTTTTATGGTAAAGAAGGTAAATTTGTTACTTCTCGCCATATTAGAGAGCGTCTGGAAAAAGAATTAGAAAAAAATCTTGCTCTTCGTGTTGAGCCAACTGAATCAGCAGATTCTTTCAATGTATTTGGTCGTGGTGTTCTTCACTTGTCAGTTCTTATCGAAACGATGCGCCGTGAAGGGTATGAATTGCAAGTAGGTCAGCCTCAAGTAATCATCAAACAAATTGATGGTAAAAAATGTGAGCCGATTGAAGAATTAACAATTGACCTTCCTGAAAATCTTTCTGGAAAAGCTATCGAACTTGTTACGCAGCGTAAAGGTGATTTATTAGAAATGAATCCGAAAGATGACCGTGTTATCTTGAAATTTGAAATGCCTTCTCGTGGAATTATTGGTCTTCGTAACCAACTTCTTACTGCAACAGCAGGAGAGGCAATTATGTACCACCGTTTCAAAGCATTTGAGCCGTTTAAAGGAGAAATTAAAGGTCGTCAGAGTGGTTCGCTTATTTCTATGGAACTTGGAAATGCTATTCCTTATAGTATCAATAAATTGCAAGATAAAGGTATTTTCTTTGTTGATCAGAATGAAGCAATCTATGAAGGTCAAGTTGTTGGTGAGCATACTCGTGGTACTGACCTTGTTGTGAATATCACAAAAACGAAACAATTGACAAACATGCGTTCTTCGGGAACAGACAGTAAGAACAAGATAGCTCCTCCTGTAAAGTTCTCTTTAGAAGAGGCATTAGAATATATTCAAGCTGATGAGTATGTAGAACTTACTCCAGAATCTCTTCGTATTCGTAAAATTTATTTGAACGAAGGTGAAAGAAAGCGTAATGCTAAAACATTTGTTACTGCTTAATGAAAATATTAAACTATTTATGCATTATTATTGAAATAGTGATATAAATAAACCGTTTTTTAATAGGATAGCTACTTGTTTTTGATAAAATTTCTTCTTTTATATTTTCATTTTAATAAAGAAAATAGAAAAAGATTGAAAATATTGCAACAAATGGCTTCCTTCTTCCGTAAGAAGGAAGATTAAGTTTTATATCTGTAAAGGGGATATAGAGTAAATTAAAGGTAACCACAGTTGTGGTTGCCTTTTCTTATTTTATGGGGTTTTGTATTTTAGTCTTCACAATCAAGTTCATCGCCCTCTATTGTCCAGCCATATTCTTTAATAAGTTTTTGACGAGCTTCTTTGGATTTGCAGTATTTCAAACCATTTGCAGTTAATGTAATATTTTTTGGAGCGTTTTTATTATTAGCCCAACCTATCAAAGTAGCATCATAATTTTCTTTATTCATACCACAATATTCAAAAATATTTATCAGTCCATTTTCTTCATAAGATTGGTCATTATATTTTATGTTGCTAATATTCCATTTTCCAATAGGTTGATTGAATACAGCAGCATAATAAAATATTTCACTCATATGTCTTACCTTCTCAGTATTCCATTCTTCAATGGATTGATTAAATGCATTAGCAACATAAAACATAGACCTCATATCTGTAACATTTTTAGTATTCCACTTTTCAATGGGTTGGTTGAAAGAGGTAGCATAATAAAACATCTCACTCATATCTTTTACCTTTTCTGTATTCCAGTTACCAAGGGATTGATTAAATGAACTGGCAATATAAAACATTGCTTTCATTGTAGTTACATTCTGCGTATTCCATTCTCCAATAGGTTGATTGAATGAAGTTGCATTATCAAACATAGACCTCATATTTTCTACATTTTGAGTATTCCAATTTCCAATAGATTGATTGAATGAGGTTGCTTTATAAAACATATAACTCATATCAGTTACCTTTGAAGTATTCCATTTTTCTAGGGGTTGATTGAAAGAAGTAGCTTTATAAAACATTCCATCCATCTGAATTACATTTTTTGTATTCCACTTTTCAATGGGTTGATTAAAGGAAGTTGTTGCATAAAACAAAGCACTCATATTTATTACATTTTGTATATTCCATTTTCCAATGGGTTGGTTAAAAGAAGTCGCTGCATAAAACATACTCCCCATATCAGTTACATTTTCTGTATTCCAATCTCCAATTGGTTGGTTGAATAAAGCAGCTCCATTAAACATTTGATTGGTATTAGTTACGTTCTGCATATCCCAATCTCCAATTGGTTGATTGAATGAATCAGCATATTTAAACATACCAGACATGTCGGTTATAGTTGAAGTATTCCATTTATTCATAGTGCTATTACCATCAAGTTTATTACAATTATAAAACATATAAGACAGATTTTTTACTTTCCTCAAATCAGGACTATCAGTAGCTTTATAGGTAAGATTAATACAACCCATGAAGGCATGGTTCATAGACTGCCATTGAATAGTACCCCATTCTTCTAAAGTTTGTAATTTTACCTTTTCAATTTTATTATAATCCATAAAAAAATGAGGAAATTTGCCTATAATAGCTATTTCATAAGTACTACCATTTTCTAAATTTTTGATAGTATAATTTCCTTTTTGATTTTTGGCAGAACCATTTCCCACACCTCTATTAGTAAGGTTTTTCCAAATTATTTTGTAGTCATATTCTAAACTATCATTTGTTGGAATGGTAATTTCAGAATCAGTAGTTTTCCAAGTAGTACGAAAAGCTTGAGAATAAGCAGTATTTGTAGCGAGAAAAAAGAGAGTCAAAATTGAAAAAGAAAACAAGAACACAAAGACATTTTTCATTAGATATTAATGATTAAGATTATTTTAAAATTCAAAAATATACAAAATCAATGTAATTAGAATGATTGCATTAGAAACTGTTTTTTTAAAATTTAAAACTCTTAAATCATTTTTTCGTAATTTTGAATTCTCAAATTCTAATAAAATATTTTTGCTAAATAATTTAGCATTTTAAAGAAAAATACCTATTTTTGTAAGACTGAATCACGCTAAAACGACTTAGATAATTTTTGACTAATATCTTTAGCAAAAAAAATAAAAAATACTACCGTTGCTTGTGTCCCCACGAGTGACGTATAAAATAAAATATATGAGCGCAGACAATACAAACGGACACGCAGACGACGAATCATTACAAGAACACGCAGACGACGAATCATTACAAGAACACGCAGACGACTTTAATGCCCTCAATGGAGGTAGCGTTTCTGATGTTTTGCCTGTTTCTGGACTGTATCAAAACTGGTTTTTAGATTATGCTTCGTATGTAATCTTAGAACGTGCTGTTCCTCGCATAGAAGACGGACTAAAACCTGTGCAGCGACGACTTATGCACGCCATGAATGAAATGCATGATGGTCGTTATCATAAAGTGGCAAATATTATTGGTCAGACGATGCAGTATCACCCACATGGCGATACGTCTATTGGCGATGCTCTCGTAAATATGGGACAAAAAGATTTGCTCGTCGATGCTCAAGGAAACTGGGGAGACGTCCGTACTGGCGATGGTGCTGCTGCTTCTCGTTATATTGAGGCTCGTTTGTCTAAGTTTGCAACTGATGTTTTGTTTAATCCTCAAACGACGGATTGGCAGCTTACTTATGATGGAAGAAAGCGTGAACCGATGGCTCTGCCTGTAAAATTTCCGTTGCTTTTGGCGCAGGGTGTTGAAGGTATTGCAGTTGGTCTTTCTACCAAAATTTTGCCTCACAATTTTAATGAACTTATAGATGCTTCTATAAATGCACTAAAAGATAAGAAAGTAAATCTCTATCCCGATTTTCCGACAGGAGGATATATCGATATAGAAAATTATAATGGTGGAAAGCGTGGTGGAAAAGTCCGTGTACGTGCTAGAATGGAACAATTTGATAAAAATACACTTGTTATTCGTGATATTCCTTTTGGCACAACAACAACAAGTTTGATTGATTCTATCCTAAAAGCAAATAATAAAGGAAAGGTAAAAATCAAACAAGTAATAGATAATACGGCAGCTGAAATAGAGATTTTGGTAAAACTAGCTTCTGGTGTTTCGCCTGATGTTACGATGAGTGCGCTCTATGCCTTTACGGATTGTGAAGTTTCTATTTCACCAAATGCATGTGTAATTATTGCAGACAAACCTCATTTTATTGATGTCAATGAAATGCTCAAGACGTGTGCAGACTTTACTAGAGAATTATTAAAAAGAGAATTAGAAATTAGAGAAGCAGAGTTACTAGAAAAAATATTTTTCTCTTCTTTAGAACGTCTTTTTATTGATGAAGGAATTTATAAACGTATAGAAGATGCCAAAACATGGGAAGAGGTCATTCAGACAATCCATAAAGGCTTAGAGCCTTACAAAAAAGACTTTTATAGAGAAGTAACTGATGAAGATGTTGTAAAGCTAACAGAAATTAAAATCAAAAGAATTTCTAAGTATGATACTTCAAAGGCAGATGATTTGCGTTTGAAAATGGAAACAGAGCTAAAAGAAGTTCGTTACAAC harbors:
- the typA gene encoding translational GTPase TypA, whose product is MQSIRNIAIIAHVDHGKTTLVDKMLVTGNLFKEHERPGELIMDNNDIERERGITILAKNVSIDYKGTKINIIDTPGHADFGGEVERVLNMADGVLLLVDAFEGAMPQTRFVLQKAINLGLKPIVVVNKVDKLNCKPNEVQDQVFDLMFSLGASEDQLDFPTIFGSAKNNWMSDDWEKETDSIVPLLDAIMETIPAPEIEEGTTQLQITSLDYSTYIGRIAVGRLVRGTLKVNQTVSLMKRDETIKKNKVKELYVFEGLGKRKVEEIQAGDICAIVGLEDFEIGDTVADRDEPEALPPISIDEPTMSMVFTINNSPFYGKEGKFVTSRHIRERLEKELEKNLALRVEPTESADSFNVFGRGVLHLSVLIETMRREGYELQVGQPQVIIKQIDGKKCEPIEELTIDLPENLSGKAIELVTQRKGDLLEMNPKDDRVILKFEMPSRGIIGLRNQLLTATAGEAIMYHRFKAFEPFKGEIKGRQSGSLISMELGNAIPYSINKLQDKGIFFVDQNEAIYEGQVVGEHTRGTDLVVNITKTKQLTNMRSSGTDSKNKIAPPVKFSLEEALEYIQADEYVELTPESLRIRKIYLNEGERKRNAKTFVTA
- a CDS encoding BspA family leucine-rich repeat surface protein, translated to MKNVFVFLFSFSILTLFFLATNTAYSQAFRTTWKTTDSEITIPTNDSLEYDYKIIWKNLTNRGVGNGSAKNQKGNYTIKNLENGSTYEIAIIGKFPHFFMDYNKIEKVKLQTLEEWGTIQWQSMNHAFMGCINLTYKATDSPDLRKVKNLSYMFYNCNKLDGNSTMNKWNTSTITDMSGMFKYADSFNQPIGDWDMQNVTNTNQMFNGAALFNQPIGDWNTENVTDMGSMFYAATSFNQPIGKWNIQNVINMSALFYATTSFNQPIEKWNTKNVIQMDGMFYKATSFNQPLEKWNTSKVTDMSYMFYKATSFNQSIGNWNTQNVENMRSMFDNATSFNQPIGEWNTQNVTTMKAMFYIASSFNQSLGNWNTEKVKDMSEMFYYATSFNQPIEKWNTKNVTDMRSMFYVANAFNQSIEEWNTEKVRHMSEIFYYAAVFNQPIGKWNISNIKYNDQSYEENGLINIFEYCGMNKENYDATLIGWANNKNAPKNITLTANGLKYCKSKEARQKLIKEYGWTIEGDELDCED
- a CDS encoding DNA gyrase/topoisomerase IV subunit A; this translates as MSADNTNGHADDESLQEHADDESLQEHADDFNALNGGSVSDVLPVSGLYQNWFLDYASYVILERAVPRIEDGLKPVQRRLMHAMNEMHDGRYHKVANIIGQTMQYHPHGDTSIGDALVNMGQKDLLVDAQGNWGDVRTGDGAAASRYIEARLSKFATDVLFNPQTTDWQLTYDGRKREPMALPVKFPLLLAQGVEGIAVGLSTKILPHNFNELIDASINALKDKKVNLYPDFPTGGYIDIENYNGGKRGGKVRVRARMEQFDKNTLVIRDIPFGTTTTSLIDSILKANNKGKVKIKQVIDNTAAEIEILVKLASGVSPDVTMSALYAFTDCEVSISPNACVIIADKPHFIDVNEMLKTCADFTRELLKRELEIREAELLEKIFFSSLERLFIDEGIYKRIEDAKTWEEVIQTIHKGLEPYKKDFYREVTDEDVVKLTEIKIKRISKYDTSKADDLRLKMETELKEVRYNLENITSYSIDYYKELKKKYGKGKERKTQISSFDNIEASVVAANNAKLYVNKKEGFIGTGLKKNEFVCECSDLDDIIIFREDGVMQVVKVADKVFVGKNIIHIDVFRKGDERMVYNMSYLNGKTGVSYVKRFQVLGVTREREYNLASDHKLSKVHYFSANPNGEAEVVNILLSNACKAKQKTFDYDFAELDIKGRGVKGNQLTKYPVRRIKLAKEGESTLGALEIYYDAVTGTLNKDEIGEKLGEFDNEDTILVIYKDGSYEQTNFELTNRYDVKRVLAIKKFNPEAVISAVYYDGKGKSHYIKRFKIETSTISKEFGFIPEHQKSEVLAVYFENEEKENKNLKVEIFYQQNRKKFKISYLLHTLEDVKGWRALGRKLEEPAIYKANFVLPEPSAAESLFDPTVKGDIKKGDAESGKGKDDSLFG
- a CDS encoding arylamine N-acetyltransferase, with protein sequence MKLDNYLRRIDYRQNPQNNLQTLNELHKKHAFAIPFEDLDIYLKKPLVIDINTLYQKIVVEKRGGFCYELNFLFYNLLKQLGFDVQIISARIYEKNENLGVEFDHLAIIVQLKERWLVDVGYGNLFTEPMKIPSKIDNYVYKERDSIYKISQLSESDYILSESKKGYKFKKVYAFDTTPRKIEEFQEQIHFKQYSEESYFVKNRICTIPTEEGRVTLFNNKFIKTKGKEKYEHTIQSEEEFYQILKEEFDMNILEEKTC